The Acidobacteriota bacterium genome includes the window AGGAGAACTTCCGTTTCTCATCGCTGGTAACAGGAATTGTATCTAGCACGCCCTTTCAGATGCGGCGCGCGCAGTGATTTGGTAGCCACGGTGAGTGTTTTTCTCGCCGTGGGCATTGGATGTGCGATTCGGCAAACTCTGTCACAGTGCCGCGCGCGTCAGCAAGCGGACACGTCGGCAGGGCAGCAATGATGGCGCACACGCCGCGAACGGGGCAAGGAATGTAATCACACGGGTCCGCTTGCTGACGCGCGCGGCACTGTGACCGTGATCGAACGAATTAGGTGTTTGGCGACAGGGAGGTTACTCCATCATGATGATCTTCAAGAAAGCCATACCGCGCCGGACGTTTCTGCGCGGAGCGGGAGCGGCGCTGGCGCTGCCTCTTCTCGAAAGCATGTCGCCTGCTCTCGCAGGGTCATCATCAGTAGCCGACCCCGCGCTGAATCGTCCGCAGCGGCTGGGCTTTGTCTATGTGCCGAACGGCATCATCATGGACCATTGGACGCCGGACTCAGTCGGCGCGCAGTTCGATCTGAAGCCCACGATGGAACCCTTCGCGGCGTTTCGCGATCAGTTCACCATCATCACCGGCCTTGATCACAACAACGCCGAGCCGCTGCCCGGCGAAGGCGAAGTCGCTCCACACGAGCGCGCCGGCGCGACGTTCCTTACTGGCGTACACCCGGAGCGGCAGGGCCGCGTGGGCATCTCCATTGATCAGATTGTCGCGAAGGAGTTGGGTAAGCACACACAGCTCGCCTCGATGGAACTCGGCCTTGATGGCTCGGACGTAGTGGGGCAGTGCGAGCGCGGATGGAGTTGCGCGTATCTCCACACGCTGTCGTGGCGCAGCGAGACTAATCCGCTGCCCACCGAGAATCAGCCGCGCGCTGTGTTCGAGCGCATGTTCGGCGACAGCGACACCACGGACCCGGCTGAGCGGCGCGACCGCATCCAGAAAAACCGGAGCTTGCTCGACTCCGTTACCGAGGCGGCTTCGTCAATGATGGCTGGCCTCGGCGCGCGCGATCGCGGCAAGCTCTCGGAGTTCCTCGACGCCATCCGCGATATCGAGCGTCGCATCCAAACCGCAGAAGCGGAGACCGGGCGCGAGTTGCCGCAGTTTGACCGTCCCGCGGGCATTCCGGCCAGCTTCGACAATCACGCCAAGCTGATGTTCGATCTTCAGGTGCTTGCGCTCCAGACCGATCTCACACGCGTGATCACATTCATGATGGGACGCGAGCAGGCCGACCGCACGTATCGCGAGATCGGCATCGCCGACGCGCATCATCCGCTGACGCATCACCAGAACGATCCCGAGAAGATCGCCAAGGTCGTGCGCATCAACACATTCCACGCGCAGCAGTTCGCGTATTATCTTGACAAGCTGCGCGCAACGCGCGACGGCGACGGATCGCTTCTAGACCACTCGATGATTTTGTACGGTGGGTGCATCTCGGACGGCAACAAGCATCTGCATCAGAATATTCCTCTGATGCTGGCCGGCGGCGCGGGTGTAAAGTTGCGCGGCGGCAGGCATCTGAAATTTCCGGCGGGCACTCCGGCGACCAATCTGTTCCTGACTATGCTCGACAAATTGAATGTCCCGCTCGACCGTTTCGGCGACAGCACCGGAAGACTGAACATTTGATGCCACCGGGATGCAACCGAGGGCTCCAAGGCTCAAGAAATAATCGGATAATTTAAGGAAATTGGATTTTCTGGTCAGGTTGGATTCATTGCGCGGAAGAGTCATTCAACGGCGAGCCGCAAACTTTTTCAGAACCGCAAAAACCGTGAAAGTGTGCAATTTGGTCAGGACCGCAAGAACCGCAAATTTGTCGAGATGTTTGGAGTACAGGAGTTGGCGAAAATGAGACTCAATTGGGAACCCCACCTCAAAAACATTGGGCAGTTCACGACCTCACTATTGGCCTACATTTTTACCATGCTAATGGCCGTGTCGGCCTCCGCCGCACCAGTGGGCGATCAGGCGCTGGCCGACTTCATTGAGCACGGCGACCGCGAGGCGGCCATGACCCTGGTGCGCGCGAGGGCCGACGTCAACGCGACCCAGGCCGATGGTTCGACGGCCCTCGCCTGGGCCGCGCATCACGATGATCTGGAGTTGGCGAACCTGCTCATCGCGGCGGGAGCGAAGGTGAATGCGGCCAATGAATACGGCATCACGCCGCTGTCGCTGGCCTGTGTCAACGGCAGCGCGGCGATGGTGGAGAAGCTGCTTGCAGCCGGGGCCGATCCCAACACCGTGCAGCTTCGCAGCGGCGAGACCCCACTGATGACGGCCGCGCGCACGGGCAATGTGCTGGTAGTCCGCATGCTATTGTCCAAAGGCGCGCAAGTGAACGCGCGCGAGTCACGGCGCGGCCAGAACGCGCTGATGTGGGCGGCATCGCGCAGCCACGCCGATGTGGTGATGGCGCTGCTGGAGCGCGGCGCGGACGCCAGGGCGGCGTCGCAGAATGGATTCACCGCGCTCATGTTCGCAACGCGCAATGGTCATCTGGATATCGCTCGCATGTTGGTCAGCACCGGCGCAGGCCTGAATGATAGGAGTCCTGAGGACGGCACCGCGCTGGTCGTTGCCGCTGCGGGAGGACATGAAGATCTTGCGCTGTTCCTGCTGGAGAAGGGCGCGGATCCGAATCTTACCGATGCCTATGGAATCACGCCGCTGCATTTCGCGGCACAGAAGGGCATCGCGGATTTGAGCGCCGTCGAGTACACCAACTCCGTGCGACCTCCGCGCAATTTGCCGCGGCTGGCCAAAGCGCTGCTTACCAGGGGCGCGAATCCCAACGCCGCGATTAGCAAGGACTACGCCTCTAATACACGCTCGCCCTATCGGCACACCGCGCCGATGAGTCTGACTGGAGCCACGCCATACTTCCTGGCGGCTGCGGCTGGCGATGTTGAGTTGATGCGGCTGCTGGCCGCCTCGGGCGCGAATACCAGGATGAAGGTGAAGGGCGACACGACGGTGCTAATGGTTGCCGCTGGTTCAGGTCGCGTGCAGGATTTCCTGGCGGGCGAAGAGACGCAGCATCTGGAAGCGATGAAGCTTGCGTTGCAACATGGCGCGGAGGTAAATCTGGCGAACGCCAAGGGTCAGACGGCGGTGATGGCCGCGGCTTCCGCAGGTGCGAATTCATTGGTGCGATTGCTGGCGGCGGAGGGCGCTGACCTGAATGCGCGTGATCGCATCGGCATGACTCCGTGGACCATCGCGCTGGCAATGAGTCCATTGGCCAACTATGCCGGCGAACTGCGCCTGCACCAGGAGACCGCCGAGTTGTTAGTGGAGTTGGGCGCGAGGATGATGACGCGGGAAGAGTTTGACGCTACGGTGGAGAAGGAGCGGTATTGACTGGGGAGCGCGGACAAAAGCAGATTCCTCGCTACGCTCGGAATGACAAAAGCGAAAATACCTCCGCACTCTGCTACGGCTTCGCAGAGTGGGGATCGTCAAGCGGAATGATGGGCCAGTCCGCGCGACAACCGTCGGGCTGTCCAGCGATGCGCCGCTCGTCGACGTTGCGCTCCATTTTATTTGCGCCGGCCTTGGGCGGATGATAGCGCAGCCGCTCGACGGGACGTCCTCCGGCGAGATGTTCGTCGACGATCGCCGCTACATCCTCCACCTTCAAGTGTGAATACCAGACGCCTTCGGGATACACCACTGCGGTAGGGCCGTGGCCGCATTGATCAAGGCAGCCGCTCTTGTTGACGCGCACTGTTCCCTTCAACCCTGCCTTCGCCACCAGGTCCTTCATCTGCTTGTGGACATCACCGGAGTTGCCATCGAGTTGCGGGCAATAATCTCCCGACGTGCAAACAAAGACATGCTTCTCAAATGGATTGGTGCGATCGCTCACGGCTACGTTCTCCTCTGCGTACTCTCAATCAGTAAGTTGAATTGCCTTTGATGGACACATCTTGGCAGCCATCTCGGCCAGCTTCAATTGCTCGGGCGTTAATTCGCCCTCCACTATCGGCACGGCTACGTTCCGATCATTCATGCGAAATAACGTAGGGGCAATGCGAAGGCATTTCACGTAACCATCGCAGGCGATAGCATCCACAATAACTTTCATTGCTAGTCTCCCAAAATGATTTCCGGGCCCGCGCCAGCGAATCTCCATTGGACTGTGGTGGCTCGCGGGGCTGACGCCAGCCAGCGGGAAGTATAACATGCGCGATTGGTTTCCGTGGTGAACCGGAGCGCGGGAAGCTATACTATTTAATGCGGTCACGGTCTTGGGCGGAGTTTGTATTCTGCCGCCCGCAATGGCTCGCAAATTGCTTGCACAACCTGCCCGGAAAGGTACTTCACATGAACTGTAGTGACATATTGGCGTCCTTGCCACGGGGCCTTCGTTTATTCGCGGGGTTACTGCTGGTCGGCGGAGTGCTGTTTACTCATGACGGACGAGCGCAACAGATTGGTGGCTCACTGCATGGTGAAGTTGCGGACTCCGCGGGAGCGCCAGTCGCCGGGGCCACCGTCACGGCAAAGTCTGCGACAGGAGGCGCTGCGCGAACAGTGCAGACTGGCGCGCAGGGTCAGTACACTCTGCCGGAGCTGGCCGCTGGAAGCCATTCGGTTGAAGTGACGGCGAACGGATTTGCGAAGCAGACGGTGGAGAGCATCGCGGTCAATGGAGCGGCCACGCAGAACTTCAAGCTGGATCGTGCATCGTCGTCCAGTTCCTCGCGCATCAGTGAAGTGCAGTTGGTGGGCTTGCCCTTGAATGGGCGCAGCTACAGCCAACTGGCCACACTGCAGGAAGGGGTGTCGGACACTTCGGCGGCGGATTCTTCGCGCGGCATCGGCGGCAGCAGTCTTACTGTTTCCGGCGGGCGACCCACATCCAACAATTTTTTACTCGACGGCACCAGTGTGATGAATACTGATAACGGCGTGCCCACCAGCGCGAGCGGCGCGCAACTTGGCTCCGAGGCGGTTCTGCAAGTGATCGTGCAGAGTACGAATGTAACCGCTGAGAACGGGCGCGGCAGCGGCGGGACGCTGAACTCGATCACCAAATCGGGGTCCAATGATATTCATGGAACGCTATTCGAGTATTTCCGCAACAGCAAGATGGACGCCAAGAATTTCTTTGATCAAGGCGTTGATCCGCCGCCGTTCAAGCGCAATCAATTTGGATTCATGTTGAGCGGGCCGGTGCGCAAGGATCGCACGTTCTTCATGGGCGCAATGGAGTCGATGAGCGACCGGCTGACGAAAACAGAAATCAGCAATCTGCCGAGCACGGAGGCTCGGCTGGGGATCATTCGTGACTGTGATGGCCGTGAGTTGCGTCGCGTGGCGGTGAATCCGAAGATGCAACCCTATCTGGATCTCTATCCGCTTCCGAACTTGCGTTGCAAAGGGCCTGGCATCAGCACGAGCGCCGCACCGCTATTCCTTCCCACGAACGACACGTTCTTTACCGCGCGCGTGGACCATAAGATATCGGATCACGACAGCTTCTTCGCGCGCTACACTTTTGACGATGCTTCCAGTGTTTCCGGCCAGGAACTTTTTCTATTTCGCAGCCACAACTCGAGCCGCCAGCAGTACCTGACGCTGGTTGAGACGCATTTTTTCACACTGAGCACGATCAACTCGTTTCGCGCCAGCTTCACCCGGCCCGTGGAGCTGGTCAACTCGCTTTACGATCCAATTCCGCGCAACCTCTTCTTCGTGCCGACTGCGCGAGACTTCGGTCAGATCTCCGTGCCTGGCTTGAACTCTTTCGGGCCGACGTTCACCACTCCGGATGGACATTTCATGACGACGTTCCAATTCGCCGATGACTTGGTCCTGCAGCGCGGCGCACATGGCATCAAGATGGGCGTGGACATTCATCGCAACCTTTGGAACATCTTCAACTCCAACAGCAAGGGCGGCGTCTGGACTTTCAACGATCTGGATAATTTTCTGCAGGCGGGTCTGGTAGGCACCGCGATTCAGGTGGCGCTGCCCATCTCGGATAATCACAAGGGATTTCGCCAGACGCTGGCGGGATTCTACGTACAAGACGCCTACAGAGCGACGGAGCGGCTGCGCCTGGATATGGGGTTGCGCTACGAAATCGCAACGGTCATCAAGGATTCCTACGGTCGTACTTCGTTCATACCCGACTGGCTGCATGACACTGTGCTGCAAACGGGTCCGATGCTGGGCAGTAACCCTTCGCTGAAGAACTTCGCGCCGCGCATTGGATTCAGTTGGTCGCCAGAAAGAGATACATCAATGGTGGTTGCCGGTGGCTTCGGAATCTACCACGATCAATTCCTCGAGTACGCGGTGGACTCGCAGAAGAACTCGGCGCCATTTAATCGCCGCGTCATCAATCAGAACTTCAACGCTTCCGAGGTGTTTCCAAATGCGCTGGCCGCCGCGGCGCTGGTTACCAATGCCACGCCGTTCGGCGTTGCCGTTCTCGATTATCCTCACATCTCCACGCCCACCGTGATGCGCTATAACCTAACGGTGCAGCAGTCGCTCTCCGGTGGAGTGAATCTTCGGGTGGGTTACGTGGGCATGCGCGGCAATCACCTGTTCCGGGGATACGAAGCGAATCTCTATCCGCAAGCGGTGATTCAGGCCAATGGAGAACTCTGCCTGCCGGGCAATGCAGCGACGGTCCGGCCACAGGATGTGAATCCAACTTGTCCGGCGGTCGCGGCGGCGCAGGCCGGGCCGCTCAATCCCGCATTCGCGTCGCTGGGGTTGAACTCCACCGATGCGCAGGCATTCTACAATGCATTGCAGCTCGCCGCCGGACTCTCCCGAAAGCGCGGGTCCATTCAGGGAAATTATACGTTCAGCAAGTCGGTGGACGATTCGTCGCAACCATCGAGCGGCAGCACGACTGATTACTCGCGGCAGTATCCGCATATGCGCACGGTGGACCGCGGGCCGTCCGAGTTCGATATCCGTCATCGTCTTTCTTTCAATTACTTTTACACGCTGCCTACGGGGTTGAGCCAATGGTTAGTGAAATCCAACCTGCTGAGTCCGCTGCTGGATGGCTGGCGGGTTGGCGGTGTCGTCTCCTTCCGCACGGGAACCGCATTCCATCCACTGTCGAATGTCCGACGGCCTGGGTATCTGTTTTCTCCAAACCGTCCTAGCCTGGGGGCTGGCGCGGATAACAATCCCACCAGCGGAGTGTCTCTCGGTTGCCTTGGAATTCCTGCCGGTGAGGCGCTGGGCGGGCCGGACCGTTACTTCGACCCGTGCGCATTTGTCGCCGCTGCGCCTGGACGCATAGGGGATGCTGGGCGCAATACCATTGCCGGGCCGAGTGTCTTCACCATGGACTTGTCGTTGCAGAATGATTTTGCGCTGACGGGCGATAAGAAGCTACAGTTCCGGGCGGAGATGTTCAATCTTCCCAATCATCCGAACTTCGGCATACCACCGCGCGCTGGGCAAATTGCTTTCTCCGGCGCGGCGGGCAATCCGAATCCAACCGCGGGGCAGATCGTGAATACGATCACCACCTCGCGGCAGTTGCAGTTCGCGTTGCGCCTGACGTTCTAGGATTTAACAGAGCCGCGATCGTGAGGGAGCGGGGGTTGGTTGTGAGTTGGTCGCCGTGCTCTCGGGCGAAACCCAACCCCCGCTCCTTCACGGTCGCGGCTCTGTCACGCTTCCAGAACTCCGACGACGGCTCCGAGCAGGCAGGTGGAAAGCGTTCCGGAGACGATCGACTTCAGGCCCAGCGAGACGACATCGTTGCGGCGCGCCGGAGCCATGGTGGCCAGGCCGCCGATCATGATGCCGAGGCTGCCGAAGTTGGCGAATCCGCACATCGCATAGAGCATGATCATGCGCGAGCGCGGGGAGAGCGCCTCGGCGGGCA containing:
- a CDS encoding DUF1552 domain-containing protein — protein: MMIFKKAIPRRTFLRGAGAALALPLLESMSPALAGSSSVADPALNRPQRLGFVYVPNGIIMDHWTPDSVGAQFDLKPTMEPFAAFRDQFTIITGLDHNNAEPLPGEGEVAPHERAGATFLTGVHPERQGRVGISIDQIVAKELGKHTQLASMELGLDGSDVVGQCERGWSCAYLHTLSWRSETNPLPTENQPRAVFERMFGDSDTTDPAERRDRIQKNRSLLDSVTEAASSMMAGLGARDRGKLSEFLDAIRDIERRIQTAEAETGRELPQFDRPAGIPASFDNHAKLMFDLQVLALQTDLTRVITFMMGREQADRTYREIGIADAHHPLTHHQNDPEKIAKVVRINTFHAQQFAYYLDKLRATRDGDGSLLDHSMILYGGCISDGNKHLHQNIPLMLAGGAGVKLRGGRHLKFPAGTPATNLFLTMLDKLNVPLDRFGDSTGRLNI
- a CDS encoding ankyrin repeat domain-containing protein — translated: MQFGQDRKNRKFVEMFGVQELAKMRLNWEPHLKNIGQFTTSLLAYIFTMLMAVSASAAPVGDQALADFIEHGDREAAMTLVRARADVNATQADGSTALAWAAHHDDLELANLLIAAGAKVNAANEYGITPLSLACVNGSAAMVEKLLAAGADPNTVQLRSGETPLMTAARTGNVLVVRMLLSKGAQVNARESRRGQNALMWAASRSHADVVMALLERGADARAASQNGFTALMFATRNGHLDIARMLVSTGAGLNDRSPEDGTALVVAAAGGHEDLALFLLEKGADPNLTDAYGITPLHFAAQKGIADLSAVEYTNSVRPPRNLPRLAKALLTRGANPNAAISKDYASNTRSPYRHTAPMSLTGATPYFLAAAAGDVELMRLLAASGANTRMKVKGDTTVLMVAAGSGRVQDFLAGEETQHLEAMKLALQHGAEVNLANAKGQTAVMAAASAGANSLVRLLAAEGADLNARDRIGMTPWTIALAMSPLANYAGELRLHQETAELLVELGARMMTREEFDATVEKERY
- a CDS encoding ferredoxin, which codes for MLYFPLAGVSPASHHSPMEIRWRGPGNHFGRLAMKVIVDAIACDGYVKCLRIAPTLFRMNDRNVAVPIVEGELTPEQLKLAEMAAKMCPSKAIQLTD
- a CDS encoding TonB-dependent receptor; the encoded protein is MRSRSWAEFVFCRPQWLANCLHNLPGKVLHMNCSDILASLPRGLRLFAGLLLVGGVLFTHDGRAQQIGGSLHGEVADSAGAPVAGATVTAKSATGGAARTVQTGAQGQYTLPELAAGSHSVEVTANGFAKQTVESIAVNGAATQNFKLDRASSSSSSRISEVQLVGLPLNGRSYSQLATLQEGVSDTSAADSSRGIGGSSLTVSGGRPTSNNFLLDGTSVMNTDNGVPTSASGAQLGSEAVLQVIVQSTNVTAENGRGSGGTLNSITKSGSNDIHGTLFEYFRNSKMDAKNFFDQGVDPPPFKRNQFGFMLSGPVRKDRTFFMGAMESMSDRLTKTEISNLPSTEARLGIIRDCDGRELRRVAVNPKMQPYLDLYPLPNLRCKGPGISTSAAPLFLPTNDTFFTARVDHKISDHDSFFARYTFDDASSVSGQELFLFRSHNSSRQQYLTLVETHFFTLSTINSFRASFTRPVELVNSLYDPIPRNLFFVPTARDFGQISVPGLNSFGPTFTTPDGHFMTTFQFADDLVLQRGAHGIKMGVDIHRNLWNIFNSNSKGGVWTFNDLDNFLQAGLVGTAIQVALPISDNHKGFRQTLAGFYVQDAYRATERLRLDMGLRYEIATVIKDSYGRTSFIPDWLHDTVLQTGPMLGSNPSLKNFAPRIGFSWSPERDTSMVVAGGFGIYHDQFLEYAVDSQKNSAPFNRRVINQNFNASEVFPNALAAAALVTNATPFGVAVLDYPHISTPTVMRYNLTVQQSLSGGVNLRVGYVGMRGNHLFRGYEANLYPQAVIQANGELCLPGNAATVRPQDVNPTCPAVAAAQAGPLNPAFASLGLNSTDAQAFYNALQLAAGLSRKRGSIQGNYTFSKSVDDSSQPSSGSTTDYSRQYPHMRTVDRGPSEFDIRHRLSFNYFYTLPTGLSQWLVKSNLLSPLLDGWRVGGVVSFRTGTAFHPLSNVRRPGYLFSPNRPSLGAGADNNPTSGVSLGCLGIPAGEALGGPDRYFDPCAFVAAAPGRIGDAGRNTIAGPSVFTMDLSLQNDFALTGDKKLQFRAEMFNLPNHPNFGIPPRAGQIAFSGAAGNPNPTAGQIVNTITTSRQLQFALRLTF